In one Homalodisca vitripennis isolate AUS2020 unplaced genomic scaffold, UT_GWSS_2.1 ScUCBcl_904;HRSCAF=3835, whole genome shotgun sequence genomic region, the following are encoded:
- the LOC124371080 gene encoding uncharacterized protein LOC124371080 → EKNEDVVSIVKEVGKVLDFNISNTMIDACHRLGKRSEPNSPPPGIVLKFISRLDKEELLRKRRVKSKFSTRHMNLEMDKPVYINESLTPMKRKLMAEARKFKRENNYQFVWVRDGRIFLRKEEASKVIHVTCQADLPKRSVTIDVTTIHAGITDHSLVCIALGGVAEGETRPPPPPNRDGQRINYVKLKQLLDAEDWSCVYNKLDPVVSF, encoded by the exons GAAAAAAATGAAGACGTGGTGTCTATCGTAAAGGAGGTGGGAAAAGTGTTGGACTTCAATATATCCAATACAATGATTGATGCCTGTCATCGTCTGGGAAAAAGATCCGAGCCCAACAGTCCTCCGCCTGGAATAGTGCTGAAGTTTATAAGCCGACTAGATAAAGAAGAGCTGCTAAGAAAAAGACGTGTCAAAAGTAAGTTCTCGACGCGGCACATGAACCTGGAAATGGACAAGCCGGTCTATATCAACGAATCCCTGACACCGATGAAGAGGAAGCTCATGGCAGAGGCACGGAAGTTTAAGCGTGAGAACAATTATCAGTTCGTTTGGGTGCGGGATGGAAGGATCTTTTTACGAAAAGAGGAGGCTTCTAAAGTTATTCATGTAACTTGCCAGGCTGACCTGCCAaag CGCTCGGTAACAATCGATGTCACAACAATACACGCTGGTATCACAGACCACTCTCTGGTATGCATTGCTCTTGGTGGGGTGGCGGAGGGGGAGACCCGGCCCCCTCCTCCGCCCAACAGGGACGGCCAGCGTATCAATTATGTGAAGCTAAAGCAGCTGTTAGACGCTGAGGATTGGTCTTGTGTTTACAATAAACTTGATCCCGTCGTCAGCTTTTGA